Genomic segment of Vitis riparia cultivar Riparia Gloire de Montpellier isolate 1030 chromosome 19, EGFV_Vit.rip_1.0, whole genome shotgun sequence:
TGGAATGCAAGGATCAATTAGGCAATGGCTTAGTTCGAATCCCCCTACCTATTTTGAGCAAAAGAAGCATACTTCAAACTCGAAAACATGACGAACTACACAGACAGTGGATAAGTTCAAAATGGACTGAAAATTTCGAAGTCACccctttgatttcaaatttagcTTGTTTGGTTACTTATAAGTTCAAAATTAACTTTGGACTCATCCTTCTTTCAAATTCAGAGTCTGCTAGTCAAGTTTTGAGTTCCGAAACACataaaaatgtgttttgaaTACCTTCATCCAATTTGCAATGTATCCTAGACATTTAGAACTCataatattttgagtttttgggtTGTTTAtggtgtttcttttttttagaataagtggCCAATGGGAGTGTTCTGTATGTTAGATTTATGAATTTGCTATATGAACTCTCTTAATTTTAGGTTTAGTAGATCTTGGAGAGAGAAGTTTTGAAGTTtgggaggaagaagaaaaaggtttGAGTTTGCTTCCTTTCTATTTGATTCAATacattttttagtttcttttgaatCAATACATGATTTTTGGTtatattatggattgtgaatgtgaaaTCACttccatgagaggctaaaaagtCATCTTAGGGTGTGAAGCATTAAACTTAGGGTTAGGAACTtagaaataaagataaaaatgagaTTATTGAATGGTTTGGGCTTTAAATCAAGAATCTTAAATTCTCTCCATGTTAGTTGGACTAAGGAATGATACAATAGAGCATTACTTGATACTAGTAATTCTTGGCACCCTTTATCACTAGTTATCCCTGTTTTCCTTATCATTTTCTCCTCTAAgccaaagctataaggagtaaaaaggataacaaaacaaaaaattaaacttgagttaaatttcatttatttaatcatatttaggaatttaaattaaaaaggcaaaattaggtttcagataCAACtctgagttatagaactcaggTTGATCAGAAGCGACTAAGGATCATAAAAAACCTAAGATCACCCTAACTTATGTTCCCAAAGTTGGATTATGGAAACCCCTGAACTTGAATCAGTTGAATTAAAAATCGATATTTGCTTagttattaattcaattttctttagttaattccatttcataaaatcaattcatatattatttttattttaaaatttaaataaaagcaaatcaTTTAAACTTAGTTTTGACAATTTCCATAGGCCAATTCTTAAGGATGATACTTAGAATTTAAgtaactctttctctagtttttcttggcTAGAGTTGTGTAATTAAGCTTAAGTATTTTGGTTCAAAAAAGAATCACAGTTGCATCTCCAAAAAAATTCATTGGTTGCCTCATCCACTCTAATAAAGAGAGTGGTCTTAGAATGGTTAGGGGCCTTGCTAATATACATCTCAATTCGAGTAACCTGCCCTTGTAGTGTCTCTATAACGCCACTATCTACTGTCTTTCTTGAGCAATGAGACTTTGATACCAACTATCATAAGCATGAAATTTACCCctaaattttttatgtaataCAATGTTAAGAAGCCTAATAAGCTAGTTTGGTCCAACCCTTAGGAAATGCATAATGTAACAAAACATGACACACTCTGTATAAGGAAAACCCCTAACTTGTATTAATTCTCAAGTAATTACAAGAAAAGGCCCCACAACTTTCCTTGGTGAGTCCATGCAAAGAAGAGTTGGCAAGGCACACTATATATAGGCAACAAGCTTCCGCCATTGCCATATATCTAGCACTTGCAATTGCTTGCCTTTGCTCATGCTACTTGTCACTGCAATTGCATTACTTGTTTCTACTCATGCAACCCATACCATGCTCAATAGCCTACTCATTAGGTCATGCCACCTTTATATAACCATTTTTGGAGAGAGTGATACTCTCCTTGCCCTCCCTAAAGAGTTTTTTAAGCATTCTCATTTTGATAGGAGGAGACATCCTAATGGATTTCACAAGCATAAtgaattttctataattaaagaaaattcagaaaaaatATTCCTCTGTTGGAAACTACTTCTCAAGGCATCATCTTTTTAGGAAAAATCTCAACTCAATGAAATTCCACACTTGAATTTTTGCTGAGTCGAGTCACCCACGTGGTGCTTTGTGTGTGTAAGTCTACATGCTGTCACCATGTGTTGCTACCCTCAAGTCACCACCAAGTCATTACCTAGCACCCATAGTCCTCTCTACTCATTCTCCATGCATTGACATGTTATTCAGTCTTGCAAGCATAGCTACTTGTCACCTTATTTGGAACATGGCATGTCACTCCACATGCCATAGGCATTCATGGATGCAAGGTGCCACTACATGAAGCCTTGATCCCACATCAACATAGTCAAAGTGTTGATGCTATGCCAGAAGGTAACAGACTAGACTGTTACTAGCTTATTCCAAAGATATTTCAGGCTGAACTATTGATGGAAACGGATACCACCTAAGGCTCTGTGTTGGGTAACTGTGAAATTTTAATTGGAACCTATATAACCAAAAGGATAAGGACCATCTGGTGTTGTCTAATGTCGTTTCATTTGTGTAAGTGATGATCTCCAACATAGGAAACAACAAATGGTGGCTTGAGATGCCGATATTATGCCATCTCCATGGCACAGATATGGGGTCACCTCTTCTCATGTTGCAATCTCCTCCATTGCCATTGGTTacgttgttttatttttgttttgttctttctCCATTGTCAAAAACATCTTTAGAATCTAACATATTGGTTTATTAAACAAGAATTGCAGTAAAGATGCAGCAAAAATGATTGTAGGAATATGGTTTGGGTAGAGAATAGGAAAGATAAGTCATTGGGACTGGATGCATAATAGATCTTTTAATCcttaaaagtaatataaaacCGAGAAAAGAATCATTGCCATGCATCATTGTCAATGAAGGATTACCTTGGCTGCCTCAATCTCTAATTCTTGCTTCTGAACATCAAAGGAGAGTGGGCGCATCATGCAAAGGAAGAGCAAATCCGATTTTTCAAAGAATGACTTGTGGGTTTGCCTATAAAAAGGGAGTTAGACAAGTGGCACAACTTTGCTACGAGGATAAATAAGAACTATTATGGATGTAGGCAGAGGAGACAGATATTCTATATATAATGCAGCTAGAAACCATCAGAATAAGGTATATCTTAAAGCACAAATTTCATGTAGACCATTTTCCAGATCTTCCAAAACCGTAAACAAATATAGTTGGGATTACTCTACTCATAGAAGATCTATTGGGTTCACAGACAATTCCCTTTTCAGTAAGCTTATACCCATAAAACTATAATACCATATAAGAAAGTCTAAAGTAGTGGCTTTAAGGTAAGAATTCATGCACAAAGGTTTCAAGCAAATTACCCACAATGATCAGCAACATATGGCCTATCTATCGATTATTGATAACAAAGAAATTTGGGGTTCAGTGTAAGTGAAAATATCTGAAATATTGTACCTGAATCCTAGGATTTCCACAAATTCTGTGTCAATCTGAAGCAGTAAAAACCAGCTCTTAGAAAGACCACCAACACTTGAATGTGAAACTTGAAAGCATAGCTTCACATTCACTGTAAAATGCATAATCAGACATTTATCACTTACATTTGTCTCTTCTTTTACTTCTCTCACTGCTGCCTTGAAGATATCCTCACCCTGTAGATTGCAGAGTTCAATTAGAATcacaaaaaagaataaataaaagaacagTGTTTAGTTTTAGCAACAATGAGCTGTTTCCATGATTAAGGCACACACCGCATCAACTACTCCAGTAGGGATCTTCCATATTCCCATTCCTTTTAACTTCCCGCTCTTTTCCTGGACCACAAGCAGCTACCAACCAAGAAATTTCCAGATTCAAAACCCTCAACACAAAACAACAAGGATGACAAATCTAAAAACAGactgtttttaaaatcacatgTACAAGAGTGCATTTCATGAACAATAATAGGATCAAGAAACATGAATGTCTTCAAGTTAAACCCATGGTTATGAGAAGGCATACAGTCAGTTTTGTCAAAAATCAACTCAACAAAGATTAGAGGAAGCTCTCATGTGCTGCTGTATAAATAGATCCATGTGGAACAACtgaacaaaaatgaaatgacCCATGAGTATTCATGTTACGGGAATATTAAGCCAAACATGAGGTTTAGCCAGAAAATATTGTTGGGATAGGGGAACTAGCGTCTATCCCTTGACCATTACAGATTTCCAAATGAACCAGGGAGACTCCTCTTTGGGTTAAACATATTTCTGTAATATATCTATAACTAGaatgattataataaaatcatggaCCTGCAGGAATACCTCTCTTTTATCATTCATGACAATGGCACCAATGCCTACTCGGTGTGTGGCATTTGCAGGGATAGTACTAGTGGTGGACTCAGAAATCCAATGAACAAGCATCAGGTAATCTGGCTCAGCATGATGATAATGAAATCCCTCCTGCCACCCGTGTAACAGATGTACCATGTAAGAAGTCAATGATCAAGGCAATAGATCAATTCAGATTACTGAAGATAACATGATACAGAAAACATTCTACAAGTTTTGACTGGGAGTTCTAAGAAGTTGGCTGAGTTAAAAGTATTCAAACTGTAAATCACTG
This window contains:
- the LOC117908842 gene encoding nudix hydrolase 10-like isoform X1, with the protein product MSLSIDSSSQVLENGYEHVELLSGNNDEHEGVMVNMEKPMDSKVFLTALRASISLWRKQGKRGVWIKLPIGLANLIESAVKEGFHYHHAEPDYLMLVHWISESTTSTIPANATHRVGIGAIVMNDKRELLVVQEKSGKLKGMGIWKIPTGVVDAGEDIFKAAVREVKEETNVSDKCLIMHFTVNVKLCFQVSHSSVGGLSKSWFLLLQIDTEFVEILGFRQTHKSFFEKSDLLFLCMMRPLSFDVQKQELEIEAAKWMPFEEYTAQQIVEKPGFYKCITDICLAKVDGDYIGFSPRLVKSSFTDQLSYFYLNEQDSNSS